The Candidatus Woesearchaeota archaeon genomic interval ACAGAAAGAACCAAGCATAAAAAACAATGAAGAAAAAGAATTTCCAAAGAAAAATTAATCTGAGATTATGTTGTTTGATGATATACTTAATACATTCCCACGATAATTTGAATGAATGTTCCTTAGAAGGTTTGAAATTAAGTTCTTTAACTCCAATAACAAATATTAATGTAGCTATTAACATAGCAAAGGCGTAAATAAACCACAAATAATCAATTGCTAAAAAGTTGCCAACTCTTGCATCTGGCTTAAAGATAGAAAGGAAAATGAAACCTAAAACACCCTGCATGATACCCGCAACTTTGAATAAGATTGTAATGGTTACATAATATTTCTGAATATATGATTTCTTTTTTAGATTATCAACAATTAATGAAGTATCTGATCCTGAAGCAAACGTTGCAAAGAAACCATTAATGAAACCCATCAATAACAATATTGGAGTAATTTCCACAAAAGGATATAAAGCGAAAATGATCGTTGTTCCAATGTATCCCATTATGACACTCTTCTTTCTTCCGTATTTGTCAGCAAAAATACTTGTTGGAATTTCAAAAATTAATGTAGATAAGGCAATTATTGACATATAAATAGATATATCAAAATAAGAAAAACCCTTG includes:
- a CDS encoding MFS transporter, translated to MIDATKKSGLIPYYLSFLFRYGFSIVQVLSVLYFHSKGFSYFDISIYMSIIALSTLIFEIPTSIFADKYGRKKSVIMGYIGTTIIFALYPFVEITPILLLMGFINGFFATFASGSDTSLIVDNLKKKSYIQKYYVTITILFKVAGIMQGVLGFIFLSIFKPDARVGNFLAIDYLWFIYAFAMLIATLIFVIGVKELNFKPSKEHSFKLSWECIKYIIKQHNLRLIFLWKFFFFIVFYAWFFLYLPYLSSFGIEINKISLAYTLLFVVGLPFIWVGKKIFDKIKKEKPFLIMNYLAYFLFSITVIFFNGKMFAYVYWYIKWNFAALFSPIESSYQETFILSKFRSTTHSIQTIVTSGGGAIGAFIGGLLLNNATPQYAIFYSSFLIIPVIVLVAFLKK